The genome window AGCTGAGAATTGCCGGTGTTGCGCATCCACATGTAGAGCACACCGTCCACGCTCAGCATCCCGCTGGCTTTCGAGCCGTCAGGTCCCTGGCCGACAGACTCACCTGTTTGGGTGCGGATGTTGATCCCGGTCCAGTCCTCGGGTCCGCCATCGATCCGGGCGAGTCCGTTGCTGAGTTTTTTCTCGATCTCGTGGCCGAACCCCCAGCCGTCGCCGTAAGCGGTGTAGAGCGCGCCGTCATCGGCCCAGGTGATCGGCCAGTTGTCGCAGTCTATCGCCGCGATATCGATCCCGTCAGCGGGCTCGAACGAGATCGAGTCGATCAGGCCGCTGGCGGGCAGGGCAGGTGAGATCACGGCCTCCATCACCGGATCGAGCAGGTATTTTTCGATACCGCCCCAGAACGATGGTTTTTCGTTCGTATCGAGCAGGCTGCCGTTGCGCACGATTATCATCCCGAGGCTGGGGATAACCAGCAGCACCTGGTTGCCCGCGCCCGCCCCGGCGAACGCGTCTCGGGGGACATTTTCCCAGACACCGTCGAAATTGGAATAGAACCCCAGGGCGGGGGCCGGGTTCGGCTCGCCGTCGGGCCGCGGGGGAAGGGGGGTGCCGGCGTATTGCACAACCCTGTGCGCCCAGGTTGAATCCACCAGCTGCCTGCCCTCCCAGTTCCCCCGGCGCAGCATCAGACGTCCAACCCGTGCGATAGTGCGCGCGGTGTAGCCGCCGCCGCCCCAGTTGGGCACCAGTTTCAGGCCGTCCACCTCGAATGTCTCTCCGTAGCCCATCGAGTAACTCGCCGGCGGAGCGCCGATTGGGTCCATGATCCGCTGCTGGAGCAGCGTGCGGACGTCGATTTTCATTCTGGCGGTGATCACGTTACTCAGCAGGCCGATCCCGGGATTGCTGTAATCGTAGCGGCTGCCCGGCTCGAAAATTACCGGCGCCTGGCGCGAGGCCATGCTGAACGGATCGGGGTCCTGGTCCCAGAAGCGCAGTTTCCAGCCCGACTGCTCGAAATGTCCCAGGCCGGGCGTCTCGGCGTTCTCGATCCCCGAACTGTGGGTGGCCAGCTGGCGGATCGTTATTTTATTGCGCAGGGGATCGTCTTTCCAGTATGGGATATAATGCCACACCGGGTCGTCAGGCTGCACCGCGCCGTCGGAGAGCGCCACCAGCAGGCTCATCCCGCCCACCAGCGCCTTGGCCAGGCTGGCGGTGTAGTGTTGCTTGTCCGGACCGTGTCCCTCGGCATACCACTCCAGGGCGATCCTGTCGTTGCGCACAACCAGCAGGGCCTTGGTTCCGTGCTGACGGTGGACGTCAATCATCGCGGCCAGTTTAACGCTGTCCAGGCCGGCAAGTTCGGGCGGCGTGGTTTCCCACTCGAATGAGTTTTCCGTAGCTGCCGGCAGGTTGAGCGGTAAGGCGAGCGCCAGCAGGGCCAGTATATTTTTGATACGAAAGGGCATCTGTCCTCCGGGAATAATAGTGGGCGGTCGTCGTCTTTTTCGCTTGTCAATCCGGCCGGGAAGCGACTAGTTGACTTGTCCCGGCGGGAAGTTTGCTCTAATATATAGCGACTGAATCAAAGCTTACAACTGTTAGGTGAAAGGCGGGGGTTATTTTGAAGTTCTTATCTTTCCTGTTCTCAAGTCTGATCCTGCTGGCGGGCTGCGCCGGCCCGCCCGAACAGACCGTGGATGAGCCGGCCCGGCAGACTGTCTGGCCCGAAACGGCCCGCGACGTGGAGATTGTCTCCAGCGTGGACGGGACTGTCCAGCCGGCCAGGTTTTACGTACCCGAGGATCAGCAGGGCGCGGCGCCGTTGCTGGTGCTGCTGCACACCTGGAGCGGCGACTGGACGCAGGAGATGGGAATCGAATGGCTTGAACAGGCTGTCGAGCGCGGCTGGGCGCTGATCCACCCTGATTTCCGCGGACCCAACGGCCGTCCCGAATCAACCGGCAGCCGGATCGCCACGGCCGATATCATGGATGCGCTGGACTATGCTCTGGAGCACGCGGAAATCGACCGGACGAAGATTTATCTGGCGGGCACCAGCGGAGGCGGACACATGTCGCTGCTCACCGCCGGGCGCCACCCGGAGCTCTGGGCNNNNNNNNNNCGATATTCGACCTGGCTCGCTGGCACGCAGAATGCGTGGAACGGAGGCTTCGCTACGCCGACGAGATGGAGGCCGCCTGCGGCGGTGCGCCCGGCGTAAGCCCCGGAGTCGACCGCGAGTACCATGCCCGCTCACCGATGAGCGTGCTGGACGGTACGGGTGGCGTGGCGATCGAGATCAACGCCGGGATCCACGACGGGCACACGGGGTCTGTGCCGGCGGGCCATGCCCTGCGGGCATTCAACATGCTGGCCGCCGCCAACGGTGAGCCGGACAAGGCGCTGACCGAGGACGAGATAACTGAATTTGAGCTGACAGAGGCCGTACCGGCAGGGCTGGCGGGCGAGCGGGTGAACGACCCGTCGTACGGAGAGAAGCGGGTGCTGTTCCGCCGGGCAGCCGGTCCGGTGCGGGTGACATTATTCGAGGGCGGTCACGAGGGGCTGCCCTCGGCTGGCTGCGAGTGGCTGTCGCGGCAGTCGAAAAACTAGCGCCGGGTATCGTTCAAATTTTGTGGATTGCAGGTTACTTTTTTATCAGACAGGAGGCCGATAATGCTCAGGCTCGCGATGTTACTGCTGTCGTTGACCGTTCCGGCTGCGCTGAGCGCGGCGGCGGTCAAGTCCGAGGACCCCTCGTTCGCCGAGGTGATTGCCGAAGACGCCGTGCTGGAGACAGTGGCCGCGGGGCTTCAGTTCACCGAGGGACCTGTCTGGATCGAGGGCCGGGCAGGTGGAGCGCCGGGCTACCTGCTGTTCAGCGACATCCCGGCGGATATAATCTACCGCTGGTCGGCCGCGGACGGGCTGTCTGTCTGGCGGCAGCCCTCTGGTAAAAGCAACGGCCTGCTGCTGGATTCCAAAGGCCGGCTGCTGGCCTGCGAGCACGGCAACCGTCGCGTGAGCCTGGTCCTGGCGCCAGACAGCGCGATTACTCTGTGCGACAGTTACGGCGGCGGGAAACTCAACAGCCCCAACGATATCGCGCTGGACACCGACGGATCGCTGTGGTTCACCGATCCGCCCTACGGGCTGGAGGGCCGGGAACAGGAACAGGGGGCGCAGAACGTGTTCCAGATGCAGTCCGACGGCGGCGAGCCGCAAGTGGTGGCCGATGATTTCCACCGGCCCAACGGGATCGTATTCTCGCCGAACAAAAATGTATTGTATATCTCCGACAGCGGGCTGGGCCACGTGCGCAGTTTCCGGGTCGCCGACGGGGAGCTGGAAGAGATCGGGATGTTCGCAGAAATCGCTCCCGGCGGCCCCGACGGGATGTGCGTGGACG of Candidatus Glassbacteria bacterium contains these proteins:
- a CDS encoding alpha/beta fold hydrolase, which produces MKFLSFLFSSLILLAGCAGPPEQTVDEPARQTVWPETARDVEIVSSVDGTVQPARFYVPEDQQGAAPLLVLLHTWSGDWTQEMGIEWLEQAVERGWALIHPDFRGPNGRPESTGSRIATADIMDALDYALEHAEIDRTKIYLAGTSGGGHMSLLTAGRHPELWAXXXRYSTWLAGTQNAWNGGFATPTRWRPPAAVRPA
- a CDS encoding SMP-30/gluconolactonase/LRE family protein; the protein is MLLLSLTVPAALSAAAVKSEDPSFAEVIAEDAVLETVAAGLQFTEGPVWIEGRAGGAPGYLLFSDIPADIIYRWSAADGLSVWRQPSGKSNGLLLDSKGRLLACEHGNRRVSLVLAPDSAITLCDSYGGGKLNSPNDIALDTDGSLWFTDPPYGLEGREQEQGAQNVFQMQSDGGEPQVVADDFHRPNGIVFSPNKNVLYISDSGLGHVRSFRVADGELEEIGMFAEIAPGGPDGMCVDVMGRVYVTAGDGVQVFSPQGELLGRILTPHQPTNCCFGGPEWKTLYITARPDVYAVKLLVRGLP
- a CDS encoding serine hydrolase gives rise to the protein MPFRIKNILALLALALPLNLPAATENSFEWETTPPELAGLDSVKLAAMIDVHRQHGTKALLVVRNDRIALEWYAEGHGPDKQHYTASLAKALVGGMSLLVALSDGAVQPDDPVWHYIPYWKDDPLRNKITIRQLATHSSGIENAETPGLGHFEQSGWKLRFWDQDPDPFSMASRQAPVIFEPGSRYDYSNPGIGLLSNVITARMKIDVRTLLQQRIMDPIGAPPASYSMGYGETFEVDGLKLVPNWGGGGYTARTIARVGRLMLRRGNWEGRQLVDSTWAHRVVQYAGTPLPPRPDGEPNPAPALGFYSNFDGVWENVPRDAFAGAGAGNQVLLVIPSLGMIIVRNGSLLDTNEKPSFWGGIEKYLLDPVMEAVISPALPASGLIDSISFEPADGIDIAAIDCDNWPITWADDGALYTAYGDGWGFGHEIEKKLSNGLARIDGGPEDWTGINIRTQTGESVGQGPDGSKASGMLSVDGVLYMWMRNTGNSQL